A window of the Teredinibacter franksiae genome harbors these coding sequences:
- a CDS encoding type II toxin-antitoxin system HigB family toxin, protein MRIIALSTLKAFWEEKPEYMDAKESTLAWYRHALVADWSAPTDVKQDFRNASILKDGRVVFNIAGNNYRLVVWINYSYRVIYIRFIGTHAQYDKIDVQTI, encoded by the coding sequence ATGAGAATCATTGCCCTATCGACACTGAAAGCTTTCTGGGAAGAGAAGCCAGAATATATGGATGCTAAAGAGTCAACACTCGCTTGGTATCGACATGCATTAGTGGCTGACTGGAGCGCGCCTACTGACGTTAAGCAGGACTTCAGAAATGCCAGCATCCTCAAAGACGGGCGTGTAGTTTTCAATATTGCAGGGAACAATTATCGACTAGTCGTATGGATCAATTACTCCTACCGTGTGATCTATATACGATTCATCGGCACTCATGCTCAGTATGACAAGATTGATGTACAAACTATTTAA
- a CDS encoding IS30 family transposase produces MYKEAPELISCLARKHKKRKKKYPARKYKQAINNKTSILERPEIINDRLEFGHWESDSIISAGQKPGCNVVIERCTRMVHITKLNAKTAEETEKALVNKLIHHPCDFVKSITYDNGTENSNHLKTNDQLKCDSFFCQAYHSREKGAVEQVNGLIRRFLPKKTDITQISDKKILEIEHILNSRPRKCLNYRTPLEVYEQYRKDLPISSA; encoded by the coding sequence ATTTACAAAGAAGCACCTGAACTAATTTCCTGTTTGGCACGAAAACACAAAAAACGTAAAAAGAAATATCCTGCTAGAAAATACAAGCAAGCAATCAACAACAAAACATCCATCCTAGAGCGCCCCGAAATAATCAATGACCGACTTGAATTTGGTCACTGGGAAAGTGACTCCATCATCTCTGCAGGTCAAAAACCTGGCTGTAACGTTGTTATTGAGCGCTGTACTCGCATGGTTCATATCACTAAGTTGAATGCAAAAACGGCAGAAGAAACGGAAAAGGCCCTTGTAAACAAGCTTATTCACCACCCATGCGATTTCGTAAAATCCATTACTTATGACAACGGAACCGAAAACTCTAACCACTTAAAAACTAATGATCAGCTAAAATGCGACTCGTTTTTTTGTCAGGCTTACCACTCACGGGAAAAAGGTGCTGTCGAACAAGTGAATGGCTTAATTCGTCGTTTCTTACCCAAAAAGACCGATATCACTCAAATTTCAGATAAGAAAATATTAGAGATTGAACATATTCTAAACTCTCGCCCAAGAAAATGCCTTAATTACCGAACACCACTCGAAGTATACGAACAGTATCGCAAAGATCTTCCAATAAGCTCAGCCTAG
- a CDS encoding sodium-dependent transporter yields MDQRKMHGMWGSRWTFILAATGSAVGLGNIWKFPYIAGENGGGAFVLVYLVCIALVGIPVMMAEVLIGRRGRMSPINAMRYVTREAGLHSGWTSIGWMGVLAGLMIMAFYSVVAGWALNYVVEAGSGAFNGTSGEIAGGAFGEFLQDKSKLTLWHSLFSVMTLVVVAAGVTRGLGMVARVLMPFLFVVLILLLAYGFKNGDFGAAFNFLFDFKFDKLTWGGVLVALGHAFFTLSLGMGAIMAYGAYMPGHASLGRTIITVGLLDTLVALIAGMAIFPIVFGTPGLEAGAGPGLMFVSLPVAFGNMAAGQLFGTLFFVLVAVAAWSSAVSLIEPGVAWLVESKKFNRITATTALTLLAWLGGMGCIWSNNWLEDKPAGVYVFESLDFLTSQIMLPLGGLFIAIFVGWLMRRAIVCSEMDAEGHPLFDIWLFVVRYVSPILIAIVMILSLYNKFVA; encoded by the coding sequence ATGGATCAACGAAAGATGCACGGCATGTGGGGCAGCCGCTGGACCTTTATTCTGGCGGCCACGGGTTCTGCTGTGGGCTTGGGTAATATTTGGAAATTTCCGTATATTGCTGGCGAAAACGGTGGTGGTGCGTTTGTGCTGGTGTATCTGGTTTGTATCGCGCTTGTGGGTATTCCGGTGATGATGGCCGAGGTGTTGATTGGCCGTCGGGGGCGCATGAGCCCTATTAACGCTATGCGCTACGTTACCCGCGAGGCCGGGTTGCACAGTGGCTGGACCAGTATTGGCTGGATGGGCGTGCTGGCGGGCTTGATGATTATGGCGTTTTACAGCGTGGTAGCCGGCTGGGCACTGAATTATGTGGTGGAGGCTGGTTCAGGCGCTTTTAACGGTACTTCAGGCGAGATTGCTGGCGGTGCATTTGGTGAATTTTTGCAGGATAAGAGCAAGCTTACCCTTTGGCATTCTTTGTTTTCGGTTATGACTTTGGTCGTGGTGGCGGCTGGTGTGACGCGGGGCTTGGGCATGGTTGCGCGGGTACTTATGCCGTTTCTGTTTGTGGTGCTAATTTTGCTTCTTGCTTATGGCTTCAAAAATGGCGATTTCGGCGCGGCATTTAATTTCTTATTTGATTTTAAATTCGACAAACTGACTTGGGGTGGAGTGCTGGTTGCACTTGGCCACGCCTTTTTCACCTTGAGCTTAGGTATGGGCGCGATAATGGCTTACGGCGCGTATATGCCAGGTCATGCCAGTTTGGGGCGCACGATTATTACGGTAGGGCTGCTGGATACGCTAGTGGCGTTAATTGCCGGTATGGCTATTTTCCCCATTGTGTTTGGTACCCCAGGCTTAGAGGCCGGTGCCGGGCCGGGGTTGATGTTTGTTAGCTTGCCCGTTGCTTTTGGCAATATGGCGGCAGGACAGTTGTTTGGCACTTTGTTCTTTGTGTTGGTTGCGGTTGCTGCTTGGAGTTCGGCTGTATCGTTAATTGAGCCTGGGGTCGCCTGGCTGGTGGAGTCGAAAAAGTTTAACCGTATTACGGCAACAACTGCGCTTACGCTTCTGGCTTGGTTGGGGGGCATGGGGTGTATTTGGTCGAATAACTGGTTGGAAGATAAGCCTGCGGGTGTGTATGTTTTTGAATCGCTCGATTTCCTCACGTCTCAAATCATGTTGCCGTTGGGCGGCTTGTTTATTGCAATTTTTGTGGGTTGGCTTATGCGCCGTGCCATTGTGTGTTCAGAAATGGATGCGGAGGGGCATCCACTGTTTGACATCTGGTTATTTGTGGTGCGCTATGTATCGCCTATTTTGATTGCGATTGTGATGATCCTCAGTTTGTACAATAAGTTTGTTGCGTAA
- a CDS encoding TOTE conflict system archaeo-eukaryotic primase domain-containing protein, whose amino-acid sequence MLPEGGFGNLIALPLQKEARLSGNSSFVDNDLKVIPDQWQHLAKLDSISHNTLTKLLTQISPNSALFKEQKVIENRPPWEVTAKAKPIKFENPPKAVSITLANHVYFDLSGIPSALAARLRRLERSI is encoded by the coding sequence ATTTTACCAGAGGGAGGCTTTGGTAATTTAATCGCTCTACCACTTCAGAAAGAAGCACGCTTATCGGGCAACAGCTCCTTTGTTGATAACGATCTAAAAGTCATCCCAGACCAATGGCAACACTTGGCTAAACTTGATTCTATTTCTCACAATACACTAACAAAACTACTGACACAGATATCGCCGAATTCAGCCCTGTTTAAAGAACAAAAAGTTATTGAGAACCGACCACCATGGGAGGTGACCGCCAAGGCAAAACCGATCAAATTCGAAAACCCTCCGAAAGCGGTATCGATCACGCTCGCAAATCATGTCTATTTCGATTTGAGTGGAATACCAAGTGCATTAGCCGCAAGGTTAAGGCGACTCGAACGGTCAATATAG
- a CDS encoding Tse2 family ADP-ribosyltransferase toxin — protein sequence MFPKEFYILPEELFRLGNSHHSKLSNVRSRDVDTLEINGITVIRANGKGISVFDKAGINESPMTGWVWRFPPNTKPPVGLKLVQDKPHHFCIAPTQNMPVDKYKGLLEEMALRASRVFKKEGKAV from the coding sequence ATGTTTCCAAAAGAGTTTTATATTTTACCCGAAGAGTTGTTTCGCTTAGGCAATTCTCATCATTCGAAACTTTCGAATGTTCGTTCTAGAGACGTCGATACCCTTGAAATCAACGGCATTACAGTTATTAGAGCCAACGGAAAAGGCATTAGCGTATTTGATAAAGCAGGCATTAATGAGTCGCCTATGACGGGCTGGGTTTGGCGATTCCCTCCGAATACAAAGCCCCCGGTGGGATTAAAGTTGGTGCAGGACAAACCCCATCATTTTTGTATAGCCCCTACGCAAAATATGCCGGTAGACAAGTACAAGGGCTTGCTAGAGGAAATGGCGCTAAGAGCCTCACGAGTCTTCAAAAAGGAAGGTAAAGCCGTATGA
- a CDS encoding RnfH family protein: MSDIEPIQVEVAYALPDKQKIVELLVEPGTTAYIAVQKSKIADYFPGLDIEGAKMGLFGQTLGTKGSKPAKEHILQAGDRVEIYRPLIADPKEVRRKRAEKAKLVAE, translated from the coding sequence ATGAGCGATATTGAACCCATTCAGGTCGAAGTGGCCTATGCACTTCCAGACAAGCAAAAAATAGTGGAATTGTTGGTTGAACCTGGCACTACAGCTTATATTGCGGTGCAAAAGTCAAAAATTGCCGATTACTTTCCAGGGCTGGACATTGAGGGTGCAAAGATGGGCTTGTTTGGCCAAACTCTGGGTACGAAAGGCTCAAAGCCTGCTAAAGAGCATATACTTCAAGCTGGAGACCGAGTGGAAATATACCGCCCGCTTATCGCCGACCCTAAAGAAGTTCGGCGAAAACGTGCGGAAAAAGCCAAACTGGTAGCAGAATAG
- a CDS encoding helix-turn-helix domain-containing protein — MDIKPIKTDADYRAALVEIESLMMAGPDTPEGEKLDVMVTLIEAYEARHFPMELPDPVEAIKFEMERKGLTIKDLEPMIGKSNRVYEILNHKRSLTLKMIWKLHEGLGIPAESLIKPPQAHAL; from the coding sequence ATGGACATCAAACCAATCAAAACCGATGCCGACTATCGAGCGGCATTAGTAGAAATTGAAAGCCTAATGATGGCAGGCCCTGACACACCTGAAGGTGAAAAGCTGGATGTAATGGTCACGCTTATCGAAGCTTATGAGGCTAGGCATTTCCCTATGGAACTGCCTGATCCTGTTGAAGCCATCAAGTTCGAAATGGAGCGAAAAGGTCTAACGATAAAAGATCTTGAACCCATGATTGGTAAGAGTAATCGTGTGTATGAGATTCTCAACCATAAACGCTCACTCACACTGAAAATGATTTGGAAGCTGCATGAGGGATTAGGCATTCCAGCGGAATCCCTGATCAAGCCGCCGCAAGCACATGCCTTATAG
- a CDS encoding type II toxin-antitoxin system RatA family toxin: MANRIERSALVMFSAEQMFDLVSDFESYPQFLNGCVGAELLAKEDTWLEARLHLQKAGIRQSFVTHNTWDKPQRMHLRLVEGPFKSMEGEWHFQPLSAGACKVSFWIEFEFSNKLVALAVGKLFEHVASDQVNALCSRAKQVYSST; this comes from the coding sequence ATGGCTAATCGTATAGAGCGTTCCGCACTGGTGATGTTTAGCGCGGAACAGATGTTTGACCTTGTTAGCGATTTTGAAAGCTACCCTCAGTTTTTAAATGGCTGCGTGGGTGCCGAGCTGTTGGCCAAAGAAGATACTTGGCTGGAAGCTAGGCTACATCTTCAAAAAGCGGGTATTCGCCAATCGTTTGTTACCCACAATACTTGGGATAAACCGCAGCGTATGCACTTGCGACTGGTGGAAGGGCCGTTTAAATCTATGGAAGGCGAGTGGCATTTTCAGCCGTTGTCGGCGGGTGCCTGCAAGGTGAGCTTCTGGATTGAGTTTGAGTTTTCCAATAAACTCGTCGCCCTCGCGGTGGGCAAGCTTTTTGAGCATGTCGCCTCTGATCAGGTCAACGCCCTCTGTAGCCGGGCCAAGCAGGTTTACTCTTCAACATGA
- a CDS encoding helix-turn-helix domain-containing protein, whose product MGLLYSHLSLHERQLMFNWHHYHSIPIREIARRLGRSHSTISRELKRNISSYYVPTWYPHLAQSMYERKMRVRAQRENLKSSNTQGYVIEKLKIGWTPELISGRLKHHETLPYICHETI is encoded by the coding sequence ATGGGACTTCTTTATTCACATTTGTCACTTCACGAACGGCAATTAATGTTTAATTGGCATCACTACCACAGCATACCCATTCGAGAGATTGCTCGCAGACTCGGTCGTTCTCACTCTACAATTTCACGAGAACTGAAACGCAATATCTCAAGCTACTATGTACCAACCTGGTACCCACACCTTGCCCAATCGATGTATGAGCGGAAAATGAGGGTTAGAGCGCAACGGGAAAACCTGAAAAGTAGCAACACTCAAGGCTACGTCATTGAAAAACTCAAGATAGGATGGACACCAGAGCTAATCTCAGGCCGTTTAAAGCACCATGAAACTCTACCCTATATTTGCCATGAAACAATCTAA
- a CDS encoding DUF2306 domain-containing protein, with product MRFHLKAYISPALLFLLGTITVAFGALQMRLLQQGDVGTQSAMASAHYLSMPFPIVVHIIAGSLFNLLMPLQFVSLLRERLPRFHRCLGRCLVVCALAFGLSALWMNSVYPQYGGSAKYWGILAHCCVLIGSLVLAVMAIRKKQVERHKVWMMRMTAAALSPATQRLFFVPAVMVFGESIVTDVVIGGVIWFGLIVNLAFVEYLLFRSGGSEQRPCRGAIPAELS from the coding sequence ATGCGATTCCACCTTAAAGCTTATATATCACCTGCACTGCTCTTCTTGCTTGGCACCATTACAGTTGCGTTTGGCGCGTTGCAAATGCGCTTGCTGCAGCAGGGGGATGTTGGAACCCAAAGCGCGATGGCGAGCGCCCATTATCTCTCTATGCCTTTTCCTATTGTTGTGCACATTATTGCGGGCAGTTTGTTCAATTTGCTGATGCCTTTGCAGTTCGTTTCGCTATTGCGAGAGCGGTTGCCGCGTTTTCATCGTTGTCTTGGCCGCTGCCTAGTGGTGTGCGCGCTAGCGTTTGGTTTGAGTGCTTTGTGGATGAACAGTGTTTACCCGCAGTATGGCGGTTCGGCCAAGTACTGGGGTATTTTGGCCCATTGTTGTGTGCTTATAGGTTCACTGGTGCTAGCTGTTATGGCTATTCGAAAGAAGCAGGTAGAACGGCACAAGGTTTGGATGATGCGAATGACAGCCGCAGCCTTAAGCCCCGCCACCCAGCGTTTGTTTTTTGTGCCTGCGGTGATGGTGTTTGGTGAAAGTATTGTTACCGATGTGGTTATCGGCGGGGTAATTTGGTTTGGTTTAATTGTGAATTTGGCTTTTGTTGAATACTTGTTATTTCGCTCTGGCGGTTCTGAACAACGGCCTTGCCGTGGCGCGATACCCGCCGAATTGTCTTAG
- the fur gene encoding ferric iron uptake transcriptional regulator: MAVENQELRKAGLKVTLPRVKILQILENSTERHLSAEDVYKLLLEAGEDVGLATVYRVLTQFESASLVERHNFDGGHSVFELDRGDHHDHMVCVSSGKVIEFHNEKIEQLQRDIAADHGYEITGHSLVLYVKPLK, encoded by the coding sequence ATGGCAGTTGAAAATCAGGAATTACGCAAAGCTGGCCTTAAGGTAACGCTGCCAAGGGTTAAGATCCTGCAAATCCTGGAAAATTCCACAGAACGCCATTTAAGCGCGGAAGACGTTTACAAGTTGCTCTTGGAGGCAGGTGAAGACGTTGGCTTGGCCACAGTTTACAGGGTATTGACCCAGTTTGAGAGTGCGAGTTTAGTCGAGCGTCATAATTTTGATGGTGGGCATTCCGTATTCGAATTAGACCGTGGAGACCATCACGACCATATGGTTTGCGTGTCAAGTGGTAAGGTTATTGAGTTTCATAACGAAAAAATTGAGCAATTACAGCGTGATATTGCGGCAGACCATGGTTACGAGATTACTGGCCACAGCCTAGTGCTGTATGTAAAGCCGCTTAAATAG
- a CDS encoding helix-turn-helix domain-containing protein, with amino-acid sequence MEMEYAHSLTTFTLLIAALGVLSLSVPLLLFNNHNSPAHLPLVVFLICSGIANGLPAFIEFYPTLELYGLAIWLPCYLLMPASLWLYTKAVTSPTPWYLRQQTRWHLLPAGLALLASVLLATLPKETLEQIFNSDAAPPAGWPQLVVIGAFALMVLWLFLSGVYVVRILITLIRYRASLKNLFANNEKRELHWLSWAVAVLAGTWVLSMFFSIPLLSNQSLPLPIDLMAVMHFVLLWSLSLFGLHQKPGFEGRYLVPTESHPETNGNNSISEKYQKSGLQEQQLERIAEKVEHAMGGQKLYLDSTLSLQKLALEIQVSPNYLSQTLNETLDKSFYDYVNGWRIQHAIPEVLQAQKTVLDIAMDVGFNARSSFYKAFKSETGHTPSEYRKRNTSNTH; translated from the coding sequence ATGGAAATGGAATACGCTCACAGCCTAACAACGTTCACCCTACTCATAGCCGCTCTCGGCGTGCTATCCCTTAGCGTGCCCTTGCTGCTATTTAACAATCACAACTCGCCTGCCCACCTCCCCTTAGTGGTCTTTCTAATCTGCAGCGGCATTGCCAACGGCTTGCCAGCATTTATTGAGTTTTACCCAACGCTGGAACTCTACGGCCTCGCCATATGGCTGCCCTGCTACCTGCTGATGCCCGCAAGCTTGTGGCTCTATACCAAAGCCGTTACCTCACCTACCCCCTGGTATCTCCGCCAACAAACCCGCTGGCACTTACTACCCGCAGGCTTAGCGCTATTAGCGTCAGTGCTACTGGCAACACTACCAAAAGAAACCCTGGAACAAATATTCAACAGCGATGCCGCCCCTCCCGCCGGTTGGCCGCAGCTTGTGGTGATAGGTGCTTTTGCACTCATGGTGTTGTGGCTGTTTCTCTCTGGCGTATATGTTGTCCGTATTCTTATTACACTTATTCGCTATAGAGCCAGCCTAAAAAACCTGTTCGCCAACAACGAAAAACGCGAGCTGCACTGGCTAAGCTGGGCTGTAGCGGTACTCGCTGGCACCTGGGTACTTTCAATGTTTTTTAGCATTCCATTGCTTTCAAACCAATCACTACCACTGCCGATAGACCTTATGGCCGTCATGCACTTTGTCTTGCTTTGGAGCCTCTCCCTATTTGGCTTACACCAAAAGCCGGGCTTTGAAGGCCGTTACCTAGTACCAACAGAAAGCCACCCGGAAACCAATGGCAACAACAGCATTAGTGAAAAATACCAAAAATCGGGCTTACAAGAGCAACAACTAGAACGCATTGCGGAAAAAGTGGAACACGCCATGGGCGGTCAAAAACTTTACCTAGACTCCACTCTCTCGCTACAAAAATTGGCATTAGAAATACAGGTATCCCCCAACTACCTCTCCCAAACCCTTAACGAAACCCTCGATAAATCCTTCTACGACTATGTAAACGGCTGGCGAATTCAACACGCCATACCCGAGGTATTGCAAGCCCAGAAGACCGTGCTAGACATTGCCATGGACGTAGGCTTCAACGCCCGCTCCTCGTTTTACAAAGCCTTTAAAAGTGAAACCGGACACACCCCCAGCGAATACCGCAAACGCAACACTTCCAACACCCATTAA
- a CDS encoding DUF5655 domain-containing protein, translated as MTSTPNTNFSQTAAYIWQLADLLRGDLVMKAFGEEVADNIEWGGSRLICIAADFNKYDEHAVQQIDRNIELMRYRYFGDELLLLELVNAQTASQSAPKKVVVTAAESILEDTPRPVTAKRKDDHESRKAQASEELLALYESVCDLVDGLGDDVQRKELMLYTAFKRKKNFASVMVWSPQRDPKILVYLKLSPSDVELKEGFTSDASNKGHWGTGDLEVSIRSAEDLEKAKSLFEISYWGI; from the coding sequence ATGACAAGCACACCTAACACCAACTTTTCCCAAACCGCCGCCTACATTTGGCAACTTGCCGACCTGCTGCGCGGCGATTTGGTGATGAAAGCGTTTGGTGAAGAGGTGGCCGACAATATTGAGTGGGGTGGTTCTCGTCTAATTTGTATCGCAGCGGATTTTAATAAGTACGATGAACATGCAGTACAACAAATAGACCGCAATATTGAGTTAATGCGTTATCGCTACTTTGGTGACGAGTTGTTATTGCTGGAGTTGGTGAATGCGCAAACCGCAAGCCAGTCCGCCCCTAAAAAAGTAGTGGTAACTGCCGCGGAATCCATACTCGAAGACACGCCTAGACCTGTAACAGCAAAAAGAAAAGATGATCACGAAAGCCGGAAAGCTCAAGCAAGCGAGGAATTACTCGCACTCTACGAGAGTGTATGCGATTTAGTGGATGGCTTGGGTGATGATGTGCAACGCAAGGAACTTATGCTCTACACGGCGTTTAAGCGTAAAAAAAACTTTGCCAGCGTGATGGTATGGTCACCTCAGCGTGACCCCAAAATTTTGGTTTACCTTAAACTTTCTCCGAGTGATGTGGAGCTAAAAGAGGGCTTTACCAGCGATGCCAGCAACAAGGGCCATTGGGGTACGGGTGACCTGGAAGTCTCAATACGCTCTGCCGAGGATTTAGAAAAAGCCAAGTCGCTTTTTGAAATAAGTTACTGGGGCATATAA
- the nrtS gene encoding nitrate/nitrite transporter NrtS, which translates to MTKSPIWLLHRRSIKIALIVGTLLAIINYGDKMLTGAMLSTDWLKLALTYFVPYAVATYSAWSALKAKQ; encoded by the coding sequence ATGACAAAAAGCCCCATCTGGCTGCTTCATCGCCGCTCAATCAAAATAGCCTTAATCGTTGGCACCCTACTCGCAATAATCAATTACGGCGACAAAATGCTAACCGGCGCCATGCTCTCCACCGACTGGTTAAAACTGGCGCTTACCTATTTCGTGCCCTACGCAGTAGCAACCTACAGCGCTTGGTCGGCCCTTAAAGCCAAACAATAA
- a CDS encoding outer membrane protein assembly factor BamE, with amino-acid sequence MHLVIKTILITVALLAATGCSRLQFPWVYRIYVQQGNFIEKDMIDQLEVGMTPEQVRYVMGNPLISDTFHPDRWDYYFTLKRGEEQFKEYHFKVYFENNTLARWDGDFDPKDAKNDDPDKAEDETPKDLDTEGAKETKEVTPAT; translated from the coding sequence ATGCATTTAGTTATAAAAACCATTCTCATTACTGTAGCACTACTCGCCGCTACCGGTTGTTCCCGCCTGCAATTCCCCTGGGTGTATCGTATCTACGTACAGCAGGGGAATTTCATTGAAAAAGATATGATCGACCAGCTTGAAGTAGGCATGACACCGGAGCAAGTGCGCTATGTAATGGGCAACCCGCTGATTTCAGACACCTTTCATCCAGACCGCTGGGACTACTACTTCACCCTCAAGCGCGGTGAAGAACAGTTCAAGGAATACCACTTCAAAGTCTATTTCGAGAACAATACTCTCGCCCGCTGGGACGGCGACTTCGACCCTAAAGACGCTAAAAATGACGACCCCGACAAAGCCGAAGACGAAACACCTAAAGATTTAGACACCGAAGGTGCTAAAGAAACCAAAGAAGTTACACCGGCAACCTAG
- the smpB gene encoding SsrA-binding protein SmpB produces the protein MAKKKKPGSNTIAQNRKARHDFFITDRFEAGVALAGWEVKALRAGRGQLTESYVIFNKNEAWLLGAQISPLPQASTHFVTEPTRTRKLLMHRRELDKLLEATTQKGHTIVATALYWKNHLVKCEVAIAKGKQQHDKRQTEKEKDWNKQKQRIMSADNR, from the coding sequence ATGGCTAAGAAGAAAAAACCCGGAAGCAACACCATCGCGCAAAACCGTAAAGCGCGACACGACTTTTTTATTACCGACCGTTTTGAAGCGGGCGTTGCGCTCGCCGGCTGGGAAGTAAAAGCGCTGCGCGCAGGCAGGGGCCAGCTCACCGAAAGCTACGTTATTTTTAACAAAAACGAAGCCTGGCTGCTGGGGGCACAAATCAGCCCACTACCACAGGCCTCTACCCACTTCGTAACGGAGCCCACCCGCACCCGAAAACTGCTAATGCACAGGCGCGAGCTAGACAAACTGCTCGAAGCAACCACTCAAAAAGGGCACACCATTGTCGCCACCGCCCTGTATTGGAAAAACCACTTAGTTAAATGTGAAGTAGCCATTGCCAAGGGTAAGCAGCAGCACGACAAGCGGCAGACCGAAAAAGAGAAAGATTGGAACAAGCAGAAGCAGCGCATTATGTCGGCCGATAACCGATGA